From a single Parambassis ranga chromosome 2, fParRan2.1, whole genome shotgun sequence genomic region:
- the slc30a8 gene encoding zinc transporter 2 codes for MFRNEDPEKFQLVTEPRNLYSQPQSQPFQLALQNDGNGGINHCHDNSHAQEDREREKKNARKRLYVVSVICLIFMVGEILGGYFAGSLAVMTDAAHLLTDLTSFVISLLSLWLSSRPATHKLSYGWHRAEILGALLSVFTIWLVTGVLVYLAVERLISDDYTIEGTIMLITSGCAVLANIVMALTLHQSGHGHSHGGLSSHGHGHSHKKGKVNKLISNGPHSKDLEQNHTDHGQRAQQANASVRAAFVHVLGDLLQSISVLISAIIIYFKPEYKIADPICTFLFSILVLCTTFTIMRDILLVLMEGTPSGVSYSDVRDHLLKVKGVTAVHNLHIWALTMNQAVLTAHVAIDESVDAQTVLREMTQACFSSYNFHSVTIQMERQADLKPGCTLCETPKK; via the exons ATGTTTAGAAACGAGGATCCAGAAAAGTTTCAACTGGTGACAGAGCCGAGGAACTTGTACAGCCAACCCCAGAG TCAGCCATTCCAGTTGGCATTACAGAACGATGGCAACGGTGGCATCAATCattgccatgacaacagccATGCACAGGAGgatcgagagagagagaagaagaatgcCAGGAAAAGGCTCTATGTGGTGTCAGTCATCTGCCTGATTTTCATGGTTGGTGAAATCCTGG GTGGGTATTTTGCGGGCAGTCTTGCGGTGATGACAGACGCTGCCCACCTGTTGACAGACTTAACCAGCTTTGTTATCAGCCTTTTGTCCCTGTGGCTGTCCTCCAGACCTGCCACACATAAGCTCAGCTATGGCTGGCACCGAGCAG AGATCCTTGGAGCCCTGCTGTCCGTTTTTACCATCTGGCTGGTAACTGGAGTGTTGGTTTACTTGGCCGTGGAACGCCTCATCAGTGATGATTACACCATCGAGGGCACCATCATGCTCATTACCTCTGGTTGTGCAGTATTGGCTAATATTGT AATGGCACTCACACTTCACCAGTCCGGCCATGGCCACAGTCACGGTGGGCTCAGCTCACACGGGCATGGACACAGCCACAAGAAAGGAAAAGTCAACAAACTGATCTCAAACGGTCCTCACTCAAAGGACCTGGAACAAAATCACACAGATCACG GGCAGAGGGCTCAGCAGGCCAATGCAAGTGTGCGAGCAGCTTTTGTGCACGTACTGGGAGATCTTCTCCAGAGCATCAGCGTGCTCATCAGTGCCATCATCATTTATTTCAAG CCTGAATATAAGATCGCTGACCCCATCTGCACCTTCCTGTTCTCCATATTGGTCTTATGTACCACATTCACCATCATGAGAGACATCCTTCTTGTCCTGATGGAAG GTACTCCATCAGGGGTGAGTTACAGTGACGTGCGGGATCACTTGTTGAAAGTAAAGGGCGTCACTGCAGTCCATAACCTTCACATCTGGGCCCTCACCATGAACCAGGCTGTGTTGACTGCACATGTAGCCATAG ATGAGTCAGTGGATGCTCAGACTGTCCTCAGAGAAATGACACAGGCTTGTTTCTCCTCCTACAACTTCCACTCCGTTACCATTCAGATGGAGCGGCAGGCTGACCTGAAGCCTGGATGTACGCTCTGTGAAACTCCAAAGAAGTAG